The Sphingomicrobium aestuariivivum DNA window GGCGCGGCCCAGCGCATTCTCGATGTCGGCCTCGGTCGCGCCTTCGAGATCGGGCAGCGGGTCGAGGCCGTTGAGTCCGGTCTCGGTGCCGCGCAGCGCCTTCTGGAAGCTCTCGGCGAAGTTGCGGCCGATCGCCATGACCTCGCCAACCGACTTCATCGCGGTCGAGAGGAGCGGCTCGGAGCCCGCGAACTTCTCGAAGGCGAAGCGCGGGATCTTGGTGACGACATAGTCGATGGTGGGTTCGAACGAGGCCGGGGTCGCGCCGCCGGTGATGTCGTTGCGAAGCTCGTCGAGCGTGTAGCCGATGGCGAGCTTGGCAGCGACCTTGGCGATGGGGAAACCGGTGGCCTTTGACGCCAGTGCCGAGGAGCGCGACACACGCGGGTTCATCTCGATCACGACCATGCGGCCGTCCTTGGGGTTGATCGCGAACTGGACGTTCGAGCCGCCCGTCTCCACCCCGATCTCGCGCAGCACGGCGATCGAGGCCGAGCGCATGCGCTGATATTCCTTGTCGGTGAGGGTCAGCGCGGGGGCGACGGTGATGCTGTCGCCGGTGTGCACGCCCATCGGATCGACATTCTCGATCGAGCAGATGATGATGGCATTGTCGGCGCGGTCGCGCACGACTTCCATCTCATATTCCTTCCAGCCGACGATGCTCTCTTCGATCAGCACCTCGGTGGTGGGCGAGGCCTCGAGCCCGCCCTTCACGATATTCTCGAATTCTTCCTTGTTATAGGCGACGCCGCCGCCCGTGCCGCCAAGGGTGAAGCTCGGGCGAATGATCGCGGGAAGGCCGATCTTCTCGAGGATGCGGGTGGCGTCCTCCATGCTGTGCGCGATGTCGCTGATCGGGCTTTCGAGGCCGATCTTGGTCATCGCCGCCTTAAACTTCTCGCGGTCCTCGGCCTTGTCGATCGCCTCGGCGGTGGCGCCGATGAGCTTGACGCCATGCTTCTCAAGGATGCCGAGCTTGTTGAGCGACAGCGCGCAGTTGAGCGCGGTCTGCCCGCCCATGGTCGGCAGGATGGCGTCGGGCTTTTCCTTCTCGATGATCTTCTCGACCACGCGCGGATTGATTGGCTCGACATAGGTGGCGTCTGCGAGGCCCGGGTCGGTCATGATCGTGGCGGGGTTGGAGTTCACGACGATGACGCGATAGCCCTCCTCCTTCAGCGCCTTGATGGCCTGGCTGCCCGAATAGTCGAACTCGGCGGCCTGCCCGATGACGATGGGCCCCGCGCCGATGACGAGGATGGTTTTGATGTCGGTGCGTGCGGGCATTAGTTGCTTTCCGGGGTCTGGACGCGGGGTTTGAGAGCGATCGTGTCGAGTTTGATGCCCTCGACGAGCAACGGGCAGACGCGCGGGCGAACTTCTCCGAAGGGCATGACGCCAAGGTCGATCCGCGCAGCGTCAAAATTATCGGCGCCGAAAATCACCGGAAGCTTTTCATGCGTCGCCGCTTTGAAATTCTCCAGTGCCAGCGCCGGGTCGGCACCTTGATGAACGACGAAGGCTTGAGCCGGTTGCCCCCGCTCCTCGAGCCAGGTGCGGGCCGCGGTTTCGGACTCTTCGAAACGCAGCAGCACCTCGACCGCGACATCCTGATCCAGCGGGATCGAACTTTCGGCGAGGTTTGGAAGACACACATCGGTCGGCTCGCCAATCTCGGTCACCATCGGGCTGGGGTCACAGGCGGCAAGGAGCATGGAAGAGGCCGCAAGCGTCAGCGTTCCCCGCATCACTTCATCATCCCCACGAACTTCTCGAACAGGTAAAAACTGTCCTGCGGGCCGGGGCTGGCCTCGGGGTGATATTGAACGCTGAACGCGGGGCGGTCGGTGAGTTCGATGCCGCAATTGCTGTCGTCGAACAGGCTGACGTGCGTCTCGGTGACGTTGGCGGGGAGGCCCTCGCGCTTGACCGCGAAGCCGTGGTTCATGCTGGTGATCTCGACGACCCCGTCCTCGCAGCGCTTGACCGGATGGTTGGCGCCGCGGTGGCCCTGGAACATCTTTTCGGTCTGGCCGCCCACGGCGAGCGCGAGGAGCTGGTGGCCGAGGCAGATGCCGAACAGCGGCTTCTTGGTTTCCAGGAGCTGCCGGATGACGGGGATGGCATATTCGCCGGTCGCCGCCGGATCGCCCGGGCCATTCGACAGGAAGATGCCGTCGGGATCGTGGGCGATGATCTCTTCATAGGAGGCCGTCGCGGGGACGACGGTCACGCGCGCGCCAGCCTCGACGAGATTGCGGAAGATGTTGTGCTTGGCGCCATAGTCCACGGCGACGACATGCGGTGCGTTGGCATTGGCATGGCCGATCTTGTAGCCCTGCCCCAGCTCCCAACCACCATCGCTCCACTGGTCGAGCTGGCGGCGCGAGACTTCCTTGGCGAGGTCCATGCCCTCAAGGCCGGGCCAGTCCTTCGCCATCTGCTGGAGCTTGGCGAGATCGAACTTGCCCTCGGGGTCGTGCGCGATGACGACGGTGGGCGGGCCTTCTTCGCGGACAAGACGCGTCAGCGCGCGGGTGTCGACACCCGAAATGCCGATGCGGCCATGCTCGGCCATCCACTCGCTGAAATCATCGCGGGCGCGGAAATTGGACGGCGGGGTGACGATCTCGCGGGTGAT harbors:
- the carA gene encoding glutamine-hydrolyzing carbamoyl-phosphate synthase small subunit — protein: MPQRAHPLDTATGIIVFSDGRIIRGQGFGATGEAVGELCFNTAMTGYQEVMTDPSYARQVIAFTFPHIGNVGTNSEDVEAPVAHALGCITREIVTPPSNFRARDDFSEWMAEHGRIGISGVDTRALTRLVREEGPPTVVIAHDPEGKFDLAKLQQMAKDWPGLEGMDLAKEVSRRQLDQWSDGGWELGQGYKIGHANANAPHVVAVDYGAKHNIFRNLVEAGARVTVVPATASYEEIIAHDPDGIFLSNGPGDPAATGEYAIPVIRQLLETKKPLFGICLGHQLLALAVGGQTEKMFQGHRGANHPVKRCEDGVVEITSMNHGFAVKREGLPANVTETHVSLFDDSNCGIELTDRPAFSVQYHPEASPGPQDSFYLFEKFVGMMK